The following are encoded in a window of Mycoplasmopsis bovis PG45 genomic DNA:
- the rsmD gene encoding 16S rRNA (guanine(966)-N(2))-methyltransferase RsmD produces MIRVISGKYRHRHLNWPKSKDIRPTMDKVREAIFSSIRMQIEGKIVLDLFAGSGSMAIESVSNYAMKAVAVEKDKEAVKVIYENINSLQINNIDVFNMNALSFLKSKTGRIFDYIFVDPPYAEYDLLNECLRLIKTNNFLSTNGLIIVETNNNNKIEIPQGLMIQKNKKYGKVHILYISHIE; encoded by the coding sequence ATGATAAGAGTTATTTCAGGAAAGTATAGACACAGGCATTTAAATTGACCAAAATCTAAAGATATCAGGCCTACTATGGATAAAGTTAGAGAGGCTATTTTTTCTTCAATTAGGATGCAAATAGAGGGAAAAATTGTCTTAGATCTTTTTGCAGGATCAGGCTCAATGGCAATTGAATCTGTTAGCAACTATGCAATGAAAGCAGTTGCAGTTGAAAAGGATAAAGAAGCAGTTAAAGTTATATATGAAAACATTAATTCATTGCAAATAAATAATATTGATGTTTTCAATATGAATGCACTTTCATTTTTGAAGTCAAAAACAGGAAGAATTTTTGACTATATTTTTGTTGACCCCCCTTATGCTGAATATGATTTGTTAAATGAATGTTTAAGATTAATAAAGACAAATAATTTTTTATCTACTAATGGCTTAATTATAGTTGAAACTAACAATAACAACAAAATAGAAATTCCGCAAGGGTTAATGATTCAGAAAAATAAAAAATATGGTAAAGTCCATATTCTCTACATTAGTCATATTGAATAA